One stretch of Cygnus olor isolate bCygOlo1 chromosome 1, bCygOlo1.pri.v2, whole genome shotgun sequence DNA includes these proteins:
- the DDX47 gene encoding probable ATP-dependent RNA helicase DDX47 isoform X1, with product MAAGEAPGRPAEQEEAAEAPAAAEEEEAAARSFKELGVTDVLCEACDQLGWKVPTKIQVEAIPVALQGRDIIGLAETGSGKTGAFALPILQALLEAPQRLFALVLTPTRELAFQISEQFEALGSSIGVHSAVIVGGIDTMSQSLALAKKPHIIIATPGRLVDHLENTKGFNLRALKFLVMDEADRILNMDFETEVDKILKVIPRDRKTFLFSATMTKQVQKLQRAALKNPVKCAVSSKYQTVEKLQQYYIFIPSKFKDSYLVYILNELAGNSFMIFCSTCNNTQRTALLLRNLGFTAIPLHGQMSQNKRLGSLNKFKAKARSILLATDVASRGLDIPHVDVVINFDIPTHSKDYIHRVGRTARAGRSGKSITFVTQYDVELFQRIEHLIGKKLPAFPMQEEEVMMLTERVAEAQRFARMELREQGEKKRSRNGDDDDTEEALGVRKKVTGGKKKKRKAF from the exons ATGGCGGCGGGAGAGGCGCCGGGGCGCCCGGCCGAGcaggaggaggcggcggaggcaccggcggcggcggaggaggaggaggcggcggcgcggagcTTCAAGGAGCTG GGAGTGACAGATGTCCTGTGTGAAGCTTGTGACCAGTTAGGATGGAAGGTACCAACAAAGATTCAAGTTGAGGCTATTCCTGTGGCTCTCCAAG GTAGAGATATAATTGGACTGGCAGAAACTGGCTCTGGTAAAACAGGAGCTTTTGCTTTGCCAATTCTTCAAGCACTGCTGGAGGCACCTCAACGATTATTTGCTCTTGTCCTCACACCAACAAGGGAGCTGGCCTTCCAAATCTCAGAGCAGTTTGAAGCTCTTGGATCTTCCATTGGTGTCCACAGCG CGGTTATTGTGGGTGGAATTGACACGATGTCTCAATCTCTGGCTTTAGCCAAGAAACCACATATTATAATTG CAACCCCTGGCCGTCTAGTTGATCATCTGGAGAACACAAAGGGCTTCAACTTACGAGCTCTGAAATTCTTAGTGATGGATGAAGCTGACCGGATCCTCAACATGGATTTTGAGACAGAG GTAGATAAGATACTGAAAGTGATTCCTCGAGACAGGAAGACATTCCTGTTTTCTGCCACTATGACCAAGCAG GTTCAAAAACTCCAGCGTGCTGCTCTGAAGAATCCTGTTAAATGTGctgtttcttccaaatatcAGACAGTTGAAAAACTACAGCAGTACTACATTTTCATCCCATCCAAATTCAAG gaCAGCTACTTGGTTTATATCTTGAATGAACTAGCTGGAAATTCTTTCATGATATTCTGTAGCACATGTAACAATACTCAGAggactgctctgctgctccgAAACCTGGGGTTCACTGCCATTCCGCTTCACGGGCAGATGAGTCAG AACAAACGCTTGGGCTCTCTAAACAAGTTCAAGGCAAAGGCACGTTCTATTCTGCTGGCTACTGATGTTGCAAGCAGAGGTCTGGATATCCCACACGTAGATGTGGTGATAAACTTTGATATTCCTACGCACTCTAAG GATTACATTCATCGTGTTGGGAGAACAGCTCGAGCTGGGAGGTCTGGAAAATCTATCACCTTTGTCACACA GTATGATGTAGAGCTGTTTCAACGCATTGAGCACCTGATTGGCAAGAAGCTGCCAGCATTCCCCATGCAAGAGGAGGAGGTTATGATGCTGACGGAACGTGTGGCTGAGGCCCAGAGATTTGCTCGAATG GAGCTGcgggagcagggagagaagaagcGATCTCGGaatggtgatgatgatgacaCAGAAGAAGCTCTTGGTGTCAGGAAAAAGGTGACAggtgggaaaaagaagaaacggAAAGCCTTCTAG
- the DDX47 gene encoding probable ATP-dependent RNA helicase DDX47 isoform X2: protein MLLVELSTSVSNPRFRGVTDVLCEACDQLGWKVPTKIQVEAIPVALQGRDIIGLAETGSGKTGAFALPILQALLEAPQRLFALVLTPTRELAFQISEQFEALGSSIGVHSAVIVGGIDTMSQSLALAKKPHIIIATPGRLVDHLENTKGFNLRALKFLVMDEADRILNMDFETEVDKILKVIPRDRKTFLFSATMTKQVQKLQRAALKNPVKCAVSSKYQTVEKLQQYYIFIPSKFKDSYLVYILNELAGNSFMIFCSTCNNTQRTALLLRNLGFTAIPLHGQMSQNKRLGSLNKFKAKARSILLATDVASRGLDIPHVDVVINFDIPTHSKDYIHRVGRTARAGRSGKSITFVTQYDVELFQRIEHLIGKKLPAFPMQEEEVMMLTERVAEAQRFARMELREQGEKKRSRNGDDDDTEEALGVRKKVTGGKKKKRKAF from the exons ATGTTACTGGTGGAGTTGAGCACCTCTGTGAGCAACCCACGCTTCCGT GGAGTGACAGATGTCCTGTGTGAAGCTTGTGACCAGTTAGGATGGAAGGTACCAACAAAGATTCAAGTTGAGGCTATTCCTGTGGCTCTCCAAG GTAGAGATATAATTGGACTGGCAGAAACTGGCTCTGGTAAAACAGGAGCTTTTGCTTTGCCAATTCTTCAAGCACTGCTGGAGGCACCTCAACGATTATTTGCTCTTGTCCTCACACCAACAAGGGAGCTGGCCTTCCAAATCTCAGAGCAGTTTGAAGCTCTTGGATCTTCCATTGGTGTCCACAGCG CGGTTATTGTGGGTGGAATTGACACGATGTCTCAATCTCTGGCTTTAGCCAAGAAACCACATATTATAATTG CAACCCCTGGCCGTCTAGTTGATCATCTGGAGAACACAAAGGGCTTCAACTTACGAGCTCTGAAATTCTTAGTGATGGATGAAGCTGACCGGATCCTCAACATGGATTTTGAGACAGAG GTAGATAAGATACTGAAAGTGATTCCTCGAGACAGGAAGACATTCCTGTTTTCTGCCACTATGACCAAGCAG GTTCAAAAACTCCAGCGTGCTGCTCTGAAGAATCCTGTTAAATGTGctgtttcttccaaatatcAGACAGTTGAAAAACTACAGCAGTACTACATTTTCATCCCATCCAAATTCAAG gaCAGCTACTTGGTTTATATCTTGAATGAACTAGCTGGAAATTCTTTCATGATATTCTGTAGCACATGTAACAATACTCAGAggactgctctgctgctccgAAACCTGGGGTTCACTGCCATTCCGCTTCACGGGCAGATGAGTCAG AACAAACGCTTGGGCTCTCTAAACAAGTTCAAGGCAAAGGCACGTTCTATTCTGCTGGCTACTGATGTTGCAAGCAGAGGTCTGGATATCCCACACGTAGATGTGGTGATAAACTTTGATATTCCTACGCACTCTAAG GATTACATTCATCGTGTTGGGAGAACAGCTCGAGCTGGGAGGTCTGGAAAATCTATCACCTTTGTCACACA GTATGATGTAGAGCTGTTTCAACGCATTGAGCACCTGATTGGCAAGAAGCTGCCAGCATTCCCCATGCAAGAGGAGGAGGTTATGATGCTGACGGAACGTGTGGCTGAGGCCCAGAGATTTGCTCGAATG GAGCTGcgggagcagggagagaagaagcGATCTCGGaatggtgatgatgatgacaCAGAAGAAGCTCTTGGTGTCAGGAAAAAGGTGACAggtgggaaaaagaagaaacggAAAGCCTTCTAG
- the APOLD1 gene encoding apolipoprotein L domain-containing protein 1 produces the protein MERNGAALPQAVDPTHHFHIALLDQRRRLRGQIAHLHKAARKINKLRKRSLIANISGSSLTAAGAVTAIVGLSLSPATLGASLLASAVGLGLATAGGAVNITSDLSLVLCNSREVRKVQEIATTCRKQMREILGCLEFLRRGQGPGDPTLLQSEKRASISLYNSVCFLVFCGSHSFLVPEYTKEVTKVSQAVLKAKIQKLAANLETCTRAMDEVCELLESRTQLSPRMRKQPGC, from the coding sequence ATGGAGAGGAACGGtgctgcccttccccaggcagTGGACCCCACACACCACTTCCACATAGCACTGCTGGATCAGAGACGGAGGCTGCGTGGTCAAATTGCTCACCTTCACAAGGCAGCTCGTAAAATAAACAAGCTCCGCAAAAGGTCCCTGATTGCCAACATCAGCGGGAGCTCGCTGACCGCCGCGGGAGCAGTCACAGCCATCGTGGGGCTGTCCCTGAGCCCGGCTACACTGGGAGCCTCCCTCCTGGCATCGGCTGTGGGTTTGGGCCTAGCCACTGCTGGGGGGGCTGTCAATATCACCTCCGATCTCTCCTTGGTGCTCTGCAATTCCCGGGAGGTGAGAAAGGTGCAGGAAATTGCAACGACTTGTCGGAAACAGATGAGGGAAATCCTCGGCTGCCTGGAATTCCTCCGCCGGGGGCAGGGCCCAGGGGACCCCACACTGCTCCAGTCAGAGAAGAGGGCCTCCATCTCGCTGTACAACTCCGTCTGCTTCTTGGTCTTCTGCGGCTCCCACAGCTTCCTTGTGCCAGAATACACAAAGGAGGTCACAAAAGTCAGCCAGGCCGTGCTGAAGGCCAAAATCCAGAAGCTGGCTGCCAACCTTGAGACCTGTACCAGGGCAATGGACGAAGTCTGTGAACTCCTTGAGTCCAGGACACAGCTTTCCCCACGAATGAGGAAACAGCCTGGGTGCTAA
- the LOC121069327 gene encoding histone H1.10-like — protein sequence MAETAPVAAPAAAAAAAAAAPAPAAKAAGKKPKKAAGGSRARRPAGPSVTELITKAVAASKERKGLSLAALKKALAAGGYDVEKNNSRIKLGLKSLVGKGTLVQTKGTGASGSFRLSKKPGEVKEKAPKKRAAAAKPKKPAAKKPAGAAKKPKKPAVKKSPKKAKKPAAAATKKAAKSPKKAAKAAKPKKAAAAKSPAKAKAVKPKAAKPKAAKPKAAKAKKAPKKK from the coding sequence ATGGCCGAGACCGCGCCCGTCGCAGcgcccgctgctgctgctgctgccgccgccgccgccccggcccccgccgccaAGGCCGCCGGCAAGAAGCCGAAGAAGGCGGCGGGCGGCTCCAGGGCGCGCAGGCCCGCGGGCCCCAGCGTCACCGAGCTGATCACCAAGGCCGTGGCCGCCTCCAAGGAGCGCAAGGGGCTCTCCCTCGCCGCGCTCAAGAAGGCGCTGGCCGCCGGCGGCTACGACGTGGAGAAGAACAACAGCCGCATCAAGCTGGGGCTCAAGAGCCTCGTCGGCAAGGGCACCCTGGTGCAGACCAAGGGCACCGGCGCCTCCGGCTCCTTCCGCCTCAGCAAGAAGCCCGGCGAGGTGAAGGAGAAGGCGCCCAAGAAGCGGGCGGCCGCGGCCAAGCCCAAGAAGCCGGCGGCCAAGAAGCCCGCCGGCGCCGCCAAGAAGCCCAAGAAGCCGGCGGTGAAGAAGAGCCCCAAGAAAGCCAAGAAGCCGGCGGCTGCTGCCACCAAGAAGGCTGCCAAGAGCCCCAAGAAGGCCGCCAAGGCTGCCAAGCCCAAAAAGGCAGCGGCAGCAAAGAGCCCAGCCAAGGCAAAGGCAGTGAAGCCCAAAGCTGCCAAGCCCAAGGCAGCCAAGCCGAAAGCAGCCAAGGCGAAAAAGGCACCCAAGAAGAAATAA
- the LOC121069431 gene encoding histone H2A-IV, giving the protein MSGRGKQGGKARAKAKSRSSRAGLQFPVGRVHRLLRKGNYAERVGAGAPVYLAAVLEYLTAEILELAGNAARDNKKTRIIPRHLQLAIRNDEELNKLLGKVTIAQGGVLPNIQAVLLPKKTDSHKAKAK; this is encoded by the coding sequence ATGTCTGGGCGCGGGAAGCAGGGCGGGAAGGCGCGGGCCAAGGCCAAGTCGCGCTCGTCGCGGGCCGGGCTGCAGTTCCCCGTGGGCCGCGTGCACCGGCTGCTGCGCAAGGGCAACTACGCGGAGCGGGTGGGCGCCGGCGCCCCGGTGTACCTGGCGGCCGTGCTGGAGTACCTGACGGCCGAGATCCTGGAGCTGGCGGGCAACGCGGCCCGCGACAACAAGAAGACGCGCATCATCCCCCGCCACCTGCAGCTGGCCATCCGCAACGACGAGGAGCTCAACAAGCTGCTGGGCAAGGTCACCATCGCGCAGGGCGGGGTGCTGCCCAACatccaggctgtgctgctgcccaagAAGACCGACAGCCACAAGGCCAAGGCTAAGTGA